A genome region from Patescibacteria group bacterium includes the following:
- a CDS encoding signal peptidase II, giving the protein MRKLKWCFALAGGLFILDQILKNWAGYVLAGRPNFFILGHFFSLEFYRNYGIAFGIPLPAPSSDGAWSVVFFYLITALLCVFLYYWGRKFWQKKDFSSLCGLVLLGAGAFSNVLDRLRFGYVIDYLNLAFWPVFNVADIMIVAGVVILLVKAIRRA; this is encoded by the coding sequence ATGCGCAAACTTAAGTGGTGTTTTGCACTGGCGGGAGGGTTATTCATCTTAGACCAAATTTTAAAAAATTGGGCTGGCTATGTTCTCGCGGGCAGACCCAATTTTTTTATTTTAGGTCATTTTTTTTCTTTGGAATTTTACCGTAATTACGGCATTGCTTTCGGGATTCCCCTGCCCGCCCCGTCCAGCGATGGCGCGTGGTCTGTCGTGTTTTTTTATTTAATTACGGCATTGCTTTGCGTGTTTTTATATTACTGGGGGCGGAAATTTTGGCAAAAAAAAGATTTTTCCTCTCTTTGCGGTTTAGTGCTGTTGGGAGCAGGCGCGTTCTCTAACGTGCTTGACCGCCTCCGCTTTGGTTATGTGATAGATTATTTGAACTTGGCATTTTGGCCGGTGTTTAATGTCGCGGATATAATGATTGTTGCAGGAGTAGTGATTTTATTAGTAAAGGCAATTCGCAGGGCGTAA
- a CDS encoding TraR/DksA C4-type zinc finger protein: MKFPKIPKLDFTKIPKPKFPDILGNKDKKPKNAGLKGKVLKELRKKLEQDKKELEKELKKIAVKDKKVKGDYDAKFPSFGTKPDENAMEVTEYYDRLALHGTLEVDLLKINNALAKMKAGTYGICEKCAQPINPKRLEVFPRAPICLECAQKK, translated from the coding sequence ATGAAATTCCCCAAGATCCCCAAACTAGATTTTACTAAAATTCCTAAACCAAAATTTCCCGATATCTTAGGCAATAAGGATAAGAAGCCTAAAAATGCGGGATTAAAAGGAAAGGTGCTCAAGGAATTAAGGAAGAAATTAGAGCAAGACAAAAAAGAGCTTGAGAAGGAATTAAAGAAAATCGCGGTTAAAGATAAAAAGGTAAAGGGTGATTATGACGCTAAATTCCCCTCTTTCGGCACTAAGCCTGATGAAAACGCGATGGAGGTGACTGAATACTATGATCGGTTGGCGCTGCATGGCACTCTGGAGGTGGACCTGCTTAAGATTAACAATGCCCTAGCCAAAATGAAGGCAGGCACTTATGGCATCTGCGAAAAATGCGCGCAGCCGATCAATCCAAAAAGGTTGGAGGTTTTTCCGAGGGCGCCGATTTGTTTAGAATGCGCGCAGAAGAAATGA
- a CDS encoding polyribonucleotide nucleotidyltransferase has protein sequence MQRKRKESCEQEAKMRKVMKHEGVLGGKKIAFEKGHLAIQATSAVRVQYGDTVVLAAVTRGEAVRQGVDYLPLIVDYEEKLYAAGKIKGSRFIKREGRPTDEAILVSRLIDRTLRPLFDPKIRNDIQIIVMVLSLDPEVDPHITALIAASAALTTSGIPTVYGPIGACHIGEVEGELVVNPGKAVLDKSPVDLLVAGTENVVNMIEASGPDIPEEKIVSYVGRAHEEVKQCLRLIQEFKDKCGEIAPQEMIYAQVELSSEVKNKIQEFLQDKLAAVLFVPEKPERSDAVKKLFDSLLGYLGELDETGKGMVKVYFEELLADAARQALLQEGKRVDGRKIDELRKIECAVGVLARTHGSALFERGLTQALSVVTLGAPGDEQLLDSMEEDGAKRYMHHYNFPPYCSGEVGMLRGPGRREIGHGALAEKAILPYLPASQEEFPYTIRVVTEILSSNGSTSMAATCGSSLSLMDAGVPLKKPVAGISMGIFFSEDRTSYKILSDIQGIEDHAGDMDFKVAGTEDGISALQLDVKVEGLPLDLFPEILKRAKVSRLQILSKMNQVLSSSRKDLSPYAPRIVTLKINPDKIRDVIGPGGKVINAIIKDTGVDIDIEDSGLVMITSANPEMSKKAVEWVQNLTREVKVGEDFQGKITRIMDFGAFAEVLPGQEGLIHVSEIAPFRVERVDQYFKVGQIVPVRVIEIDEKGRINLSCKNLLKLENKNNQSGFSKHAPFFGRPDRE, from the coding sequence TTGCAGAGGAAGAGAAAAGAGTCTTGTGAGCAGGAAGCAAAAATGCGTAAAGTAATGAAACACGAGGGGGTTTTGGGGGGCAAGAAGATTGCCTTTGAAAAAGGACATTTAGCCATCCAGGCTACCTCCGCGGTAAGAGTCCAGTATGGCGACACAGTGGTTTTAGCCGCTGTCACGCGCGGCGAAGCAGTCCGCCAAGGGGTGGATTATCTGCCTCTTATTGTGGACTATGAAGAAAAATTGTATGCAGCGGGCAAGATTAAAGGCTCCCGCTTTATAAAGAGGGAAGGTCGGCCGACCGATGAGGCGATTTTGGTTTCGCGCCTTATTGATCGCACCCTGCGCCCTCTTTTTGATCCCAAAATTCGCAATGATATTCAAATTATAGTGATGGTGCTCTCCTTGGATCCAGAGGTGGATCCCCATATTACAGCCTTGATCGCGGCTTCCGCCGCTCTTACTACTTCCGGAATCCCCACTGTCTATGGCCCCATTGGCGCTTGCCACATTGGGGAAGTGGAAGGTGAATTGGTGGTGAATCCCGGCAAGGCGGTTTTAGACAAATCCCCCGTGGATTTGTTGGTCGCGGGCACGGAGAACGTGGTGAATATGATTGAAGCGAGCGGACCGGATATTCCGGAAGAAAAAATCGTGAGCTATGTCGGTAGAGCGCACGAGGAGGTCAAGCAGTGCTTGCGTTTAATTCAAGAGTTTAAAGATAAATGCGGTGAAATTGCGCCCCAGGAGATGATTTACGCGCAAGTAGAGCTCTCCAGTGAAGTAAAGAATAAAATTCAGGAATTTTTGCAGGATAAACTCGCGGCTGTGCTTTTCGTGCCGGAAAAGCCGGAGCGCAGCGATGCCGTGAAAAAACTTTTTGATTCCCTTTTAGGCTATTTGGGCGAGTTGGATGAGACAGGCAAGGGTATGGTCAAGGTTTATTTTGAAGAATTATTGGCTGACGCCGCGCGCCAAGCCCTGCTTCAGGAGGGGAAAAGAGTGGATGGACGCAAGATTGATGAGTTAAGGAAGATTGAGTGCGCGGTGGGAGTTTTGGCTCGCACTCACGGTTCGGCGCTGTTTGAACGGGGTTTAACCCAAGCCCTTTCCGTAGTCACTTTGGGCGCGCCCGGCGACGAGCAGCTTTTGGATTCTATGGAGGAAGACGGCGCCAAACGTTATATGCATCATTATAATTTCCCTCCCTATTGTTCGGGCGAGGTCGGTATGCTGCGCGGACCGGGGCGGCGGGAGATTGGTCACGGCGCTTTGGCGGAAAAAGCGATTTTGCCTTACCTGCCTGCTTCCCAAGAAGAATTTCCCTACACGATCCGCGTGGTAACCGAGATTTTATCATCCAATGGTTCTACTTCTATGGCGGCGACGTGCGGCAGTTCTTTATCTTTAATGGATGCGGGCGTGCCTTTAAAAAAGCCCGTGGCGGGAATCTCGATGGGAATTTTCTTTTCTGAAGATAGAACCAGTTATAAAATTTTGTCCGATATTCAAGGCATTGAAGACCACGCGGGAGATATGGATTTTAAAGTTGCGGGCACGGAAGACGGCATTAGCGCGCTCCAGCTTGATGTTAAAGTAGAAGGATTGCCCTTGGATCTCTTCCCGGAAATTTTGAAGCGGGCAAAGGTCTCTCGCCTGCAGATTTTGAGCAAGATGAATCAAGTCCTCTCCTCTTCCCGCAAGGATTTATCGCCTTACGCGCCGCGGATTGTGACTTTAAAGATTAATCCGGATAAAATCCGCGATGTGATTGGTCCGGGCGGCAAAGTGATTAACGCGATCATTAAGGATACGGGGGTGGATATTGATATTGAAGACTCGGGGCTTGTGATGATAACTTCGGCAAACCCCGAAATGTCCAAAAAAGCGGTGGAATGGGTTCAGAATCTCACCCGCGAGGTGAAAGTGGGCGAGGATTTTCAGGGCAAGATTACGCGGATTATGGATTTTGGCGCTTTCGCGGAAGTCTTGCCAGGTCAGGAAGGTCTGATCCATGTTTCCGAGATTGCTCCTTTTCGCGTGGAACGGGTAGATCAGTATTTTAAAGTGGGCCAAATTGTCCCAGTCCGCGTGATTGAGATTGATGAGAAGGGACGGATAAACCTCTCTTGTAAAAATCTGTTGAAACTAGAAAATAAAAATAATCAATCCGGTTTTTCTAAACACGCCCCCTTCTTTGGGAGACCTGACAGGGAATAA
- a CDS encoding NYN domain-containing protein codes for MLKHKEQRVGVFVDVSNMYYSARHIYKRKVNFKEILKAAVAGRKLIRAISYVIKAETESEQGFFDALSNAGFEVKMKDLQVFWGGQKKGDWDVGITVDMIKMGPKLDVMVLISGDGDFQPLLEYLKSLGHRTEIIAFGKSASKKLIEEADDFIDLDKEAKKYLI; via the coding sequence ATGCTCAAGCATAAAGAACAGCGCGTCGGGGTTTTTGTGGATGTTTCCAATATGTATTACTCGGCGCGGCATATCTACAAAAGAAAGGTCAATTTCAAAGAGATATTAAAAGCGGCGGTGGCGGGCAGAAAGCTCATCCGGGCGATTTCCTATGTGATAAAAGCGGAAACAGAGTCAGAACAAGGATTCTTCGATGCCTTGTCTAATGCCGGTTTTGAGGTTAAAATGAAGGATTTGCAGGTATTTTGGGGCGGGCAGAAAAAGGGAGATTGGGATGTGGGGATTACCGTGGATATGATTAAAATGGGACCGAAACTGGACGTAATGGTTTTAATTTCGGGAGATGGCGATTTTCAGCCCCTTTTGGAATATTTAAAGAGCTTGGGGCATCGTACAGAAATCATCGCTTTTGGTAAATCCGCCTCCAAGAAATTAATTGAAGAAGCGGATGATTTCATTGATTTAGACAAAGAGGCGAAAAAATATCTCATTTAA
- the rpsO gene encoding 30S ribosomal protein S15: MLTVQEKDKIIKKFATHKSDTGSPEVQCAILTSEIKQVTIHLKKNKKDIASRRGLLQMVNKRRKLLNYLAKEDEKRYQTLIKKLKLKK; this comes from the coding sequence ATGCTTACTGTTCAAGAAAAGGATAAAATTATTAAGAAGTTTGCCACCCACAAGAGCGATACTGGTTCGCCGGAGGTGCAATGCGCGATTTTAACCAGTGAAATCAAGCAAGTAACTATCCATTTAAAGAAAAACAAGAAAGACATTGCCAGCCGCCGTGGTCTTTTGCAGATGGTGAATAAGCGCCGCAAACTTTTAAATTATCTGGCTAAAGAAGACGAAAAAAGATATCAGACTCTGATTAAAAAATTAAAATTGAAAAAATAA
- a CDS encoding tyrosine-type recombinase/integrase, which produces MSYKNMDLNKLKTDFLEYCEIERGLSQLTIRNYDFYLSRFLEWTKARETRQITEDVIRAFRLKLNRYQDKKGHSLSRVTQNYHLIALRSFLKYLAKRDIPSFAAEKIELPKTPEREIEALTQEELESLLAAPLKADNHSFIKLRDQAILETLFSTGLRVSELAGLTREQVNLKYDEFTVRGKGNKVRIVFLSPNAKQALKMWLLARSDNAPYLFVRYNKKVADQIEGLAPLTVRSIERMIKRYAMLAGINKKVTPHVMRHTFATDLLRNRADIRSVQKMLGHSNISTTQIYTHVANEELKEIHKKYHGKWRRGN; this is translated from the coding sequence ATGAGTTATAAAAATATGGATTTAAATAAATTAAAAACAGATTTTCTGGAATACTGCGAAATTGAGAGAGGACTCTCCCAGCTTACGATCCGCAATTATGATTTTTATCTCTCTCGTTTTTTGGAATGGACAAAGGCGCGAGAAACGCGCCAGATTACAGAAGACGTGATCCGCGCCTTCCGCCTGAAGCTAAACCGTTATCAGGATAAAAAGGGACATTCTCTCTCTCGCGTTACCCAAAATTATCATTTAATCGCTCTGCGCTCTTTTCTAAAATACCTCGCCAAACGCGATATACCCTCATTCGCGGCAGAAAAAATTGAACTGCCCAAAACGCCGGAACGCGAGATAGAAGCCTTAACACAAGAAGAATTAGAAAGCCTGCTTGCCGCTCCTCTCAAAGCTGATAACCATTCCTTTATTAAATTGCGGGATCAGGCAATTTTAGAAACCCTATTTTCCACAGGACTGCGGGTATCTGAACTCGCGGGACTTACCCGCGAGCAAGTGAATCTGAAATATGATGAATTCACCGTGCGCGGCAAGGGGAACAAAGTAAGGATTGTCTTTTTATCGCCAAATGCCAAGCAAGCGCTCAAAATGTGGCTGCTCGCCCGCAGCGATAACGCGCCCTATCTTTTTGTGCGCTACAATAAAAAAGTGGCGGACCAGATTGAAGGTTTAGCGCCGCTCACTGTCCGCTCAATTGAACGGATGATTAAGCGCTACGCGATGCTCGCCGGAATCAACAAAAAAGTGACGCCGCACGTGATGCGCCACACCTTTGCCACGGATTTATTGCGCAACCGCGCGGATATCCGCAGCGTGCAAAAAATGCTCGGACACTCCAATATTTCCACGACCCAGATTTACACCCACGTGGCGAACGAAGAATTAAAAGAGATTCATAAGAAATACCACGGGAAATGGAGGAGGGGGAATTAG
- a CDS encoding HD domain-containing protein, translated as MKILQEVKDIIKKLEKAGFEGYIVGGCVRDFLLGKEPKDWDITTNAKPEEIIKIFPDGRYENKFGTVVISEVEVTTYRIEAKYTDKRHPDAVRFAAKLEDDLARRDFTINALAMGAKEGKVIDLFGGQEDLNNKIVRAVGNSEERFSEDALRLLRAVRFATELHFEIEEKTREAIKKLSSNLKFISSERIRDEFTKIVMSEQAEWGLRLLLDLKLLSYIIPELLAGVGMEQPKHHIYTVFEHAVKSLGFCKSQKIEVRLAALLHDIAKPYARQGAGDEATFYGHNVRGAHMSRKILYRLKYSKKVVERVAHLIRHHMFVYNIGEVTERGVRRLLRKVGPENITDLIELRVADRLGSGCPKAKPYKLRHLEYMLEKVSRDPISAKMLKINGNDIMKILNIKPGPKIGLLVNALLAEVLDDPKLNEKKTLEKMVLGLAKLPDQELKAKFAVISEEKKKEDLEIRGKHYLAEED; from the coding sequence ATGAAGATTCTTCAAGAAGTAAAGGATATCATCAAAAAATTAGAAAAAGCAGGTTTTGAAGGCTATATTGTCGGCGGGTGCGTGCGGGATTTTTTGTTAGGCAAAGAGCCGAAAGATTGGGATATTACCACGAACGCGAAGCCCGAGGAAATTATTAAAATTTTTCCCGACGGGAGGTATGAAAATAAATTCGGCACGGTCGTGATTAGCGAGGTTGAAGTAACAACTTACCGCATTGAAGCAAAATATACGGACAAGCGCCACCCAGACGCAGTCCGCTTCGCGGCGAAGTTGGAAGACGATTTAGCTCGCCGCGACTTCACGATTAACGCTTTAGCTATGGGCGCAAAGGAGGGAAAAGTAATTGATCTTTTTGGCGGACAAGAAGATCTGAACAATAAAATTGTGCGTGCGGTCGGCAATTCAGAAGAGCGTTTTTCAGAAGACGCCTTGCGCCTGCTCCGCGCCGTGCGCTTTGCCACAGAGCTTCATTTTGAAATTGAAGAAAAGACCAGAGAAGCGATTAAAAAATTATCTTCTAACCTTAAATTTATTTCCAGCGAGCGCATTCGCGATGAATTCACGAAAATCGTGATGAGTGAACAAGCGGAATGGGGCTTGCGGTTGCTTTTAGATCTGAAACTTCTCTCCTATATAATTCCTGAACTTTTGGCGGGCGTAGGTATGGAGCAGCCCAAACACCACATCTACACGGTTTTTGAGCACGCGGTGAAATCCTTGGGCTTTTGCAAATCCCAAAAGATAGAAGTCCGCCTTGCCGCCCTACTCCACGATATTGCGAAACCCTACGCGCGTCAGGGCGCAGGCGATGAGGCAACATTCTATGGCCATAATGTCCGCGGCGCGCATATGAGCCGTAAAATCCTTTACCGCCTTAAATATTCCAAAAAAGTGGTGGAGCGCGTGGCGCACCTTATCCGCCACCATATGTTTGTCTATAATATCGGCGAAGTTACAGAGCGCGGTGTGCGCCGCCTTTTGCGCAAGGTGGGACCGGAAAATATTACCGATCTTATTGAATTGCGCGTTGCTGACCGCTTGGGTTCGGGCTGTCCCAAAGCCAAACCCTATAAACTGCGTCATCTGGAATATATGCTGGAAAAGGTTTCCCGCGATCCCATTTCCGCCAAAATGTTGAAAATCAATGGGAATGATATAATGAAAATTTTAAATATCAAGCCTGGGCCAAAGATAGGCTTGCTTGTGAACGCGCTTTTAGCCGAAGTATTAGACGATCCCAAGCTGAATGAAAAAAAGACCCTCGAGAAAATGGTTTTAGGCTTGGCAAAATTGCCTGACCAAGAGCTCAAGGCAAAATTCGCCGTGATTAGTGAAGAAAAGAAAAAGGAAGACTTGGAAATTCGCGGCAAGCACTATCTTGCGGAAGAAGATTAA
- a CDS encoding 4Fe-4S binding protein encodes MLWKSGKHNKGGICLENRFVATFNKNNKDCDSCGACALRCPSDAIEMGYKFPNSWPIIDAQKCVSCGKCIKVCDAKAISFTLKGVIKAKILHCYHRRRLIHAIRKERSRKWHYGR; translated from the coding sequence ATGCTCTGGAAATCCGGTAAACATAATAAAGGGGGAATTTGCTTGGAAAATAGATTTGTAGCCACCTTCAATAAAAACAACAAGGATTGTGATAGTTGCGGCGCATGCGCTTTACGATGTCCGAGCGATGCCATAGAAATGGGATATAAATTTCCAAACTCGTGGCCGATAATTGACGCGCAAAAATGCGTCAGCTGCGGTAAATGCATCAAGGTATGCGATGCGAAGGCAATCTCTTTCACCTTAAAGGGGGTGATCAAAGCAAAGATTCTTCACTGTTATCATAGAAGGAGACTTATTCACGCTATAAGAAAAGAAAGGAGCAGAAAATGGCACTACGGACGTTAA